The Sulfolobus islandicus Y.N.15.51 sequence CTGGAGAAGTTATTCCTAATGAAAATAATAATCCATGATTTACGTACATTAAGAGTCCTAATTCCTCGTAATTTTGTTCAATTATTAAGGATTTAGCTCTATTAGTTATCTCACCTATTACATCCAATATATTATCGAAGACTTCCTTGTTTAACTCCTTAAGTTTTCTAACACGCCATAAGACATCAGCAGTACTCATACTCCTCCTTATGTAACCAGCTGTTAGTTCAAAATTAGTATCTATCCTTTCAAATCCCTCTCCTCCGGGCAGGAAATAAATCAAACCACCATAGGTTTCAGTATAAGTATCCATCCTACTTGCTATTCCTTGAACCTTTAACTCTATGTCGTGGGAAATTTTGGCTATTTCGTCTCTGTTTAAATCGATTCCCAAATATTTAGAATAAGCAGCAACAGTACCAACAATAACTGCAGCACTTGTACCTAATCCAACAGATGGTTCAACTGTGGAGTCTATTTCTATTTTAACTGGCTTCTTCATTTCAAAGTAATTCAATACTTCAAATACATACCTAAGTACTTTCTTCGCCTCATCACTCTCAATTTTCATCTCATTTAGATCTAACTTAACCCCTCTTATATTGAGGGACGGTGATATAATTAGGAATCTGTCACTCTCACTTACCCTAACCTTTAGGCTCTCTGAAATAGTCATTGCGATGGCCGGTCTATCATAAACTACAGCGTGTTCTCCAAATAATGTTAGCTTTAACGGAACCTTAGCTTCTACTCTCATCCCATGAAAAATCTGAATTTAAAATAAAAAGTTCATTTACGTCTTTTAGACTTACTTCCTCTCGTTAAGGGACCTTCCTCATTTTATTTAGGTCACATCTCTTACTAGAGAGGCATTAAAGGGTTAGTATCCAATTGCAGCGTGAAATATTTGTCTAGCTTCCTCCTAAAATTTCGTACTTCATTCACATCGCAAACTCAGCGGTTTTCGTGCTTATAGA is a genomic window containing:
- the mvk gene encoding mevalonate kinase, giving the protein MRVEAKVPLKLTLFGEHAVVYDRPAIAMTISESLKVRVSESDRFLIISPSLNIRGVKLDLNEMKIESDEAKKVLRYVFEVLNYFEMKKPVKIEIDSTVEPSVGLGTSAAVIVGTVAAYSKYLGIDLNRDEIAKISHDIELKVQGIASRMDTYTETYGGLIYFLPGGEGFERIDTNFELTAGYIRRSMSTADVLWRVRKLKELNKEVFDNILDVIGEITNRAKSLIIEQNYEELGLLMYVNHGLLFSLGITSPEADEIVSRAKQLRIKGCKISGGGAGGSIICIKSVEAEVLLKSYNARIVNSTLIKDGVDISII